The genomic segment AGAAGGTGAACATCTTATAAACCAGATAACGCGCCGTCGCGGGTTTCGCAGATACGATGCTGATGATGTCTTGCCCCGTATAGTTTGCGGTTTGTCCGTAAACGGTTTTCGGTCCGGCATCGAATTGATTGTTATCAACAAACCATAGATAGGAAAACGGATTGCTATCGCCCGGCGTGCGGCGGAAACGCCAACCGGTAAATGCTCTGGCAATCTGTTTAATATCATCTTCGGTGTAATTGGCTTGCCCGGTGACCACATCTTTAATGCCCATCGTGAAAAGCTCTTGCAGTTCACGGGCGAAATTTTCATTCGGACTGGTGCGCGTGCTGGTCGTAGTGTCGAGCCAGAGCAACATCGCCGGGTCTTGGGCTACTTTTAACAGCAGGTCATCGAATCTCGCCAGCGCATTCTGTCTGAGGGTCAGGTTTTGAATGTACATAAATCTATCCTGAACTTTTGAAAGCGCGGTGGCGAAATGGTTGTGCCAAAACAAAGTCATCTTCTCCTCGAATTGCCGTTTGCTAAAAACCATGCGGGCAACCCACCAGGTGCGGATGATGTTTTGATTGAAAGTGGCATTATCGGTCGGGTCAGTGAAATTGAATGAATTGGTTAAGACCTGCTCCATTGAACTGTTGTCAATTGAGGTGTAATTGAGCAGGTAATCGACAGCCGCTTGCGCCGTGCCTTTTTGCGCCAAAGCGTCTATCTCTTCCGTGCTACCGCCAAAGCCCGCCCGCCTGAGTAAATGGGCAGCATCTGCATATTCCATACTTCGTTCTCCTCCAAGCGAAAATCAACAGCGGTCGGTTACCGCCTGAGCAATTCGTCAGCCGGATGAATGAATTCCGATTTTGTCGAAATTACCTTCAAAGGTTCACATCCGGCTTCGATATAAGTTTGATTGAACCAGGGGTGAGGTGCCCCAGTTGTCAGACAGTCATAGGGAGAAAAAAGTCTGACAATTTTTATCCGAGATATAAATGAATTGATGACTCCCCTCAACTTCACAATCCTTGCGGGCTTTTATAGCGACGCTCCCACTCGCTTCGCGTTGAAAATGCCGTAGGATTGATTGCCCGTTCGACTGCCAGGATGCCATCGAGATGATCGATTTCATGTTGTAATAATTCCGATAAATCGCCTTCGGCTTCAATGCTCTTTGGCAAACCGCTTTCATCTACATAATTCACCTTGATTTTTACGAACCGCTCAACCCTGACCAGCAAATCAGGAAAACTGAAACAGTCATCCCACAACTGCATCCGCTCATCGCTCGTCCAGATAATTTCGGGATTGAGCAAAGCCGAGCAAAATCCCGTCGGTTGCATTTTGATAAAAATCGCTCGTTTTAAAATACCGATTTGCGGCGCGGCAATTCCGCGTCCATAACCTGTGGCTCGCCGAAACTCGGCAAGCGTATCACTCAAATCGTGAATCAAGGTCTGCATGTCCTGAGCGCGCGCATCAATGACCGGCGTAGACTTTTGCGCGAGCAAAGGATTGCCGAGTTGTAATATCGCTTTTCCTGGCATGGCTTTATTGAAGGTGTTTTTTCAGCTTTTTGAGATTCCCTTAAAAACGTCGCTAATTATACAACCTCGCGAGAGCCGGGAAAACATAAAGATAATTGTTGGGAGAAGAAATTTGTATGCAAACTTCGCAGCCTGATGAAAGACCTTAAATAAAATCAACAACTACCGGTCACCGATTTAAACAATTGTTTGAACAACTCGCACAAGCCTCGAATGGCAATAGCATGAAGCGCGGATGTAGCGCAGGTTGTCTAACCTGCGGCAATCTTGGTCAAAGCCCCTTGAAATTTCAAGGACGGACTTGCCTCAATCGGCGCAGACTCGACAGTCTGCGCTACATTTTTCCTTTAACTTCATGCTATTGGCATCGAAGAGGCACAACTCAATAATCTAACGGAGCGCCTTGGGTAGCAATCGGTCATCAATCATTGGCTAAGTTGAATTGTCGGGTTATGGAGTCACTTGACTCAAAAAACCGACATCTTCATATTGCGCGCCGAGAATCGCGCGGGCATCCGCACCGAGCCAGCGATTTAAAATCGTCGAATAGACCGAACGAAAATCGACGTGATGTTTGGGATTGCCACCCGCATCCAATTCCAAAGCCGCAAGCGATGGTTGTTGTCCGTAAAAACCGCCGCTCACCGGATCGCCGATGATGAACATATTCGACGTTGTTCCATGATCAGTGCCAAATGAAGCGTTTTCGCCGGGTCGCCGCCCGAACTCCGACCACTGCATCATCAAAGTTTTATCCGCGAGATTGTGCTCGGCTAAATCATCATAAAAAGATTTCACCGCTTCGGAAAACCATCTGAGCAGCAGATGGTGTTGTCCCGCGAATTTATTAGCTTGTCCGGTTGAATGGTCTACCTGGTCGGCATGATGGTCGAAGCCATGAATGGCGGCATACAATAAATTGGCTTCGGGCATGGTGACGAGAATT from the Acidobacteriota bacterium genome contains:
- a CDS encoding DUF1800 domain-containing protein, whose amino-acid sequence is MEYADAAHLLRRAGFGGSTEEIDALAQKGTAQAAVDYLLNYTSIDNSSMEQVLTNSFNFTDPTDNATFNQNIIRTWWVARMVFSKRQFEEKMTLFWHNHFATALSKVQDRFMYIQNLTLRQNALARFDDLLLKVAQDPAMLLWLDTTTSTRTSPNENFARELQELFTMGIKDVVTGQANYTEDDIKQIARAFTGWRFRRTPGDSNPFSYLWFVDNNQFDAGPKTVYGQTANYTGQDIISIVSAKPATARYLVYKMFTFFVYPLDLNSQNDKSTIDKFASIYMSTNHSIRELMRAILTSDEFYSNRARYGLVKQPIELIVSALRSLKATYNPGIAGNRQFDNQLQGRSRLIGEDLFNPPDVAGWDFNMGWINTTTMLERFNFANQLATTRQPNNTAQVGFWIPTDNLRSWAKPSTKKTVRVMLDVMGPVVVSPPTNKELRRYLSADDAGNQVTWVVNDTTIDKKIRGLIHQIMSLPEFQMN
- a CDS encoding peptide deformylase — encoded protein: MPGKAILQLGNPLLAQKSTPVIDARAQDMQTLIHDLSDTLAEFRRATGYGRGIAAPQIGILKRAIFIKMQPTGFCSALLNPEIIWTSDERMQLWDDCFSFPDLLVRVERFVKIKVNYVDESGLPKSIEAEGDLSELLQHEIDHLDGILAVERAINPTAFSTRSEWERRYKSPQGL